Genomic window (Meiothermus sp. QL-1):
AGGTACAACTTGCTGGATTGTGCTAGGACAATCAAAGCCGGCGGGCAATCCGCAGGCCCCGCAGCGCGACCACCGCGCTGACCAGGACCAGCGCCCAGAAGCCGCTGCCGGTGGGCAGCAGGGCCCAAAGGGCGTACAAATAGCCTGCTACGGCCCCTACCGGGATGGGGTACCAGCTTTTGGGGTGGGCGCGCCAGTAGAAAAGCCAGTACAAGCCCGCCACCCCCAGGCCAATCCCCAGGGCCGGCAGGGTCGCCGCAGGATACAGGAAGCCGAAAAACCCCAGGGTGGGGGCGATGCCGCCACCGCCCCGGAAACCGAAGAAGAGGGGCCAGTTGTGCCCCGCCACCACCGCCACCCCCATCAGGGGGATGGCCCAGGGTGCCTGGAGCTGGCCCAGGTAGGCTGCCAGCCCACCCTTCAGGATATCGCCCAGGGCCACCGCCACCCCCCAGGCAGGTCCTAGCTGGCGGAAAGTGCCGCTGGCCCCGGGGGTGTCCCGGTCGGCTAGGTCAATGCCCCTGAGCCGGCCTGCAATCTGCCCAAAGGAGAGCGAGCCCAAGAGGTAGGCTACCAGGACCCAGAGCAGCTCCACTGCCAGAATGCTACCAGGGGTTTAGTCGGGAACCCCATCGCTGGGGGTGTGTTCCCGAATGCCCTGGCGCAGCAGCACCACCACCGGCCAGGCCACCACCAAAAGCAAGAGAGCTGCCATCAACCCTTCCATCGCTTTCAGGCTACCCCAAGGAGGTCAGGCCGGGGTCAGCGGGCCCTATATGACCTCACGGAAGCCGATGGCCTCGGCCCGGGCTTGGATTTCGCGTTTGAGCAGGGCGTGTTTGGGGTCGGAGAGGTAGGGGTCGGCGGCCAGGATGGCCTGGGCCAGGGCCCGGCTTTGCTCGATGATGGCCTGGTCGCTGGCCAGGTCGCCTAGCTTCAGGTCGGGCATGCCCGACTGGCGCAGGCCGCGCAGCTCGCCGGGCCCTCTGAGCTTGAGGTCCTGCTCGGCGATGTAAAAGCCGTCGTTGGAGCTCTCCAACACCCGCAGCCGCTCCAGGGTGCGTTTGGAGGCTTCGCCGGCAATCAGGATGCAGTAGGCCTCGAGCCCCCCCCGCCCCACCCGGCCGCGGAGCTGGTGGAGCTGGGCGAGGCCGAAGCGCTCAGCGTTCTCCACAATCATCAGGGTGGCCCGGGGGATGTCCACCCCCACCTCGATGACCGTGGTGGAGACCAAAAGATCGAACTCGCCCCGCCGGAAGCGCTCCATAACCTGGTCTTTTT
Coding sequences:
- a CDS encoding glycerol-3-phosphate acyltransferase translates to MELLWVLVAYLLGSLSFGQIAGRLRGIDLADRDTPGASGTFRQLGPAWGVAVALGDILKGGLAAYLGQLQAPWAIPLMGVAVVAGHNWPLFFGFRGGGGIAPTLGFFGFLYPAATLPALGIGLGVAGLYWLFYWRAHPKSWYPIPVGAVAGYLYALWALLPTGSGFWALVLVSAVVALRGLRIARRL